A stretch of the Neosynechococcus sphagnicola sy1 genome encodes the following:
- a CDS encoding M1 family metallopeptidase, with the protein MGHAHWDENNGHKSFVLPGAHPHYNPDRPGQVQHIYLDLALNIPQQRYQGNCSIRLNPIVSGLDRLSLDAVNLQIASVQVGETPCAFDYDGERLQVHLPQPTQVGQVIQLAIAYGADHPQRGLYFIAPDQYYPDKPIQVWTQGEDEDSRFWFPCFDYPGQLATSELRVRVPSQLTAISNGELVRVETDGDDKIYHWLQQQVHPTYLMTLAVGDFAEICDQWHGKPITYYVEKGQEEKARLSFSKTPRMVEFFSYLYGYPYPYPKYAQVCVDDFIFGGMENTSTTLLTDRCLLDQRATLDNRTTESLVAHELAHQWFGDLVVIKHWSHAWIKEGMASYAEVLWTEQEYGLEAAAYYRLNEARHYFAEDSDRYRRPMVTHVYRAAIELYDRHLYEKGACVYHMIRAELGDPLFWQAIAAFVNHHAHQTVETVDLLRAIEQTTGRNLLFLFDQYVYRGGHPDFKVAYEWDGESNLAKITVTQTQAKSGKPEDLFDLKVAIAVGYLQPEAPPQFQTVRVRVHEPEQSFYIPLLTKPQFISFDYGNPLLKTVTLEYPLPELKNQLQFDPDPLSRIYAAEALAKKGGLEAVQALSTALRQEHFWGVRVEVAQQLAKIRLDQAFEGLVAGLQDGDARVRKSVVEALATFKTHDCYKVLKPIVEAGDASYYVEAAAVRALGGIVAANLGEKPKEERVLKLLKNGAHGTRWLE; encoded by the coding sequence TGCTCAATTCGCCTCAATCCAATTGTTAGTGGCCTCGATCGCCTGAGTTTGGATGCGGTCAATTTACAGATTGCGTCGGTACAGGTGGGGGAGACGCCCTGTGCTTTTGACTACGATGGGGAACGCCTGCAGGTGCATCTCCCCCAACCCACCCAGGTCGGCCAGGTGATCCAACTGGCGATCGCCTATGGGGCTGACCATCCCCAGCGGGGCCTCTACTTTATTGCCCCAGATCAGTATTACCCTGACAAACCGATTCAGGTGTGGACCCAGGGGGAAGATGAGGACTCCCGTTTCTGGTTCCCCTGCTTTGACTATCCTGGACAACTGGCAACCTCGGAACTGCGGGTGCGGGTGCCCAGCCAATTAACCGCGATTTCCAACGGCGAGTTAGTCAGGGTTGAAACCGATGGTGATGACAAGATCTACCACTGGTTACAGCAGCAGGTGCATCCCACCTATCTCATGACCCTGGCGGTGGGAGACTTTGCCGAAATCTGTGATCAGTGGCATGGTAAACCCATCACCTACTACGTTGAGAAGGGTCAGGAAGAAAAAGCCCGTCTCAGCTTTAGCAAAACCCCGCGAATGGTGGAATTTTTCAGCTACCTCTACGGCTACCCCTATCCCTACCCGAAGTACGCCCAGGTGTGTGTGGATGACTTTATCTTTGGGGGCATGGAGAATACCTCCACGACGCTGCTCACCGATCGCTGCCTCCTGGATCAACGAGCCACCCTAGATAACCGCACGACCGAAAGCCTAGTCGCCCACGAACTAGCCCATCAATGGTTTGGCGATCTGGTGGTGATTAAGCACTGGTCCCATGCCTGGATTAAGGAAGGCATGGCCTCCTATGCTGAGGTGCTGTGGACGGAACAGGAATATGGCCTGGAGGCCGCCGCTTACTACCGCCTCAACGAAGCCCGTCATTACTTTGCCGAAGACAGCGATCGCTACCGCCGCCCCATGGTCACCCACGTCTACCGGGCAGCGATTGAACTCTATGACCGCCATCTCTATGAAAAAGGTGCTTGTGTCTATCACATGATCCGGGCGGAATTGGGCGACCCATTGTTCTGGCAGGCGATCGCAGCCTTTGTTAACCACCATGCCCATCAAACCGTTGAAACGGTGGATCTGTTGCGGGCGATTGAACAAACCACGGGACGCAATCTGTTATTTTTATTCGATCAGTATGTCTATCGCGGCGGGCACCCCGATTTCAAAGTTGCCTATGAGTGGGATGGGGAGAGCAATCTAGCGAAAATCACCGTGACTCAGACCCAGGCCAAATCGGGGAAACCAGAGGATTTATTTGACCTCAAAGTAGCGATCGCCGTTGGGTATCTTCAACCCGAGGCCCCGCCTCAGTTCCAGACGGTTCGAGTGCGGGTTCATGAGCCAGAGCAAAGTTTCTATATCCCCCTGCTGACGAAGCCCCAGTTCATTAGCTTTGACTACGGCAATCCCCTGCTGAAAACCGTGACCTTGGAGTACCCACTCCCGGAACTGAAAAACCAGTTACAGTTTGACCCCGACCCGCTGTCCCGCATCTATGCCGCCGAGGCACTGGCAAAAAAAGGCGGACTGGAAGCCGTGCAAGCCCTCTCCACTGCCCTCCGTCAAGAACACTTTTGGGGGGTGCGGGTGGAGGTAGCCCAACAACTGGCGAAGATTCGGCTGGATCAAGCCTTTGAAGGCTTGGTGGCGGGTCTCCAGGATGGTGATGCGCGGGTACGGAAGTCAGTTGTTGAAGCCCTGGCAACCTTTAAAACCCATGATTGCTACAAAGTCCTCAAACCCATTGTGGAAGCTGGGGATGCCAGTTACTATGTGGAAGCCGCCGCCGTCCGAGCCTTGGGGGGCATCGTGGCAGCCAATCTCGGCGAAAAGCCCAAAGAAGAGCGGGTGTTGAAGCTGTTAAAAAATGGTGCTCACGGAACGCGCTGGCTGGAATGA
- a CDS encoding HEAT repeat domain-containing protein translates to MVLTERAGWNEVVRSGAIASLSQMRTSEAALQLILDYTPRGIPQALRLAAIRALGPVSLGQSSTNLERILQCLGALTRETFFLTQVAVVVALGQMETPKAIPLLRSLMEQTSDGRVRRLAEEAIQGVQQQVGGDRTWKQLREDLDQLKQENQQLKSRIETLEAKAKPDQADASA, encoded by the coding sequence ATGGTGCTCACGGAACGCGCTGGCTGGAATGAGGTGGTGCGGTCGGGAGCGATCGCCTCCCTGAGTCAAATGCGAACCTCAGAAGCGGCGCTGCAACTGATTCTCGATTATACCCCTCGCGGCATTCCCCAAGCCCTGCGACTGGCGGCCATTCGTGCCCTCGGCCCCGTTTCTCTGGGACAGTCCAGTACCAATCTCGAACGTATCCTGCAATGTCTCGGTGCCCTGACCCGGGAGACCTTCTTTCTCACCCAGGTGGCCGTTGTGGTGGCTCTGGGACAGATGGAAACCCCTAAAGCTATTCCCCTGCTGCGATCGCTGATGGAGCAGACCTCCGATGGGCGGGTGCGTCGTTTGGCGGAAGAAGCGATTCAAGGAGTGCAACAACAGGTCGGCGGCGATCGCACCTGGAAACAACTCCGGGAGGATCTCGATCAACTCAAGCAAGAAAACCAGCAACTCAAAAGTCGGATTGAAACCCTAGAAGCCAAAGCAAAACCTGATCAGGCTGATGCCTCAGCCTGA
- a CDS encoding WG repeat-containing protein has translation MQVRNYISLTVLIGLLGMQPTQAQELQPVVVDRNISPTAPNPSPVLPLGSSSAQVPGGLAPIKVGEQYGYIDPLGQYVASPRFLEAGPFVEGLAAVKVSTRYGYLDAKGRMAIPPQFDAADRFSEGLAAVKVGTLYGYIDPKGNFVINPQFDEALAFYDGLARVRIANRWGYVNPQGQYVVNPQFAEVRNFQGGLAAVRFQQRQWGYINKAGKTIISPQFDDAADFVEGLARVKNGTQYGFIAMTGEYIVKPAFDGAADFIEGVALVKLGGGYGFIDRTGNFVIRPEFNQADSFHEELARVKVGKRWGYIDRKGQYAVNLQFDDASNFLDGLALVRIGNRFGYVNPEGRYLINPQFDEALVFSKGLAAVRLGKQWGYINRDGKVVISPQFDGAADFSQ, from the coding sequence ATGCAGGTAAGAAACTACATTTCACTGACCGTATTGATCGGCCTGTTGGGGATGCAACCCACACAGGCACAGGAATTGCAACCCGTCGTGGTGGACAGAAACATCTCCCCCACGGCTCCCAACCCGTCCCCGGTGTTGCCCTTGGGCAGCTCAAGCGCTCAGGTACCTGGTGGATTGGCACCGATCAAGGTCGGGGAACAGTACGGCTACATTGACCCCCTGGGTCAATATGTAGCCAGCCCCCGGTTTCTGGAAGCTGGGCCATTTGTCGAAGGCTTGGCAGCGGTGAAAGTGAGTACGCGCTACGGCTATCTGGATGCCAAGGGACGCATGGCGATCCCGCCACAATTTGATGCCGCTGATCGCTTTTCCGAAGGCTTGGCAGCGGTAAAGGTCGGCACCCTTTACGGTTATATTGACCCCAAGGGCAACTTTGTCATTAACCCCCAGTTTGATGAAGCCTTGGCTTTCTACGATGGCTTGGCACGGGTACGCATTGCCAATCGCTGGGGTTATGTGAATCCCCAGGGGCAGTACGTGGTCAATCCTCAGTTTGCTGAGGTGCGTAACTTTCAGGGGGGGTTGGCAGCAGTCAGATTTCAGCAGCGCCAGTGGGGCTACATCAACAAGGCAGGAAAGACGATCATCAGTCCTCAGTTTGATGATGCCGCTGACTTTGTTGAAGGCTTGGCTCGGGTCAAGAATGGGACCCAATACGGGTTCATTGCCATGACCGGGGAGTACATTGTCAAACCCGCATTTGATGGGGCTGCCGACTTTATCGAAGGGGTTGCCCTGGTGAAACTCGGGGGGGGCTATGGCTTTATTGATCGCACGGGCAATTTTGTCATTCGCCCGGAATTTAATCAGGCCGATAGCTTCCATGAAGAATTGGCACGGGTGAAAGTGGGGAAGCGCTGGGGCTATATTGACCGCAAGGGACAGTATGCGGTGAATTTGCAATTTGATGATGCCTCTAATTTCCTGGATGGACTGGCCCTGGTGCGGATTGGTAACCGCTTTGGCTATGTGAATCCAGAGGGGCGCTATTTGATCAATCCCCAGTTTGATGAGGCGCTGGTGTTTTCTAAGGGGTTGGCAGCGGTTCGTTTGGGTAAACAGTGGGGCTATATCAATCGAGACGGTAAGGTGGTGATCAGCCCCCAATTTGATGGTGCAGCGGATTTTTCTCAGTAG
- a CDS encoding ABC transporter permease: MELLTKPSLFFLDEATSGLDPGTEVQMMRLLRKLADQGRTILLITHATKNVMMCNLVVFLTMGGRIAYFGPPDQALTYFNVKDFDEIYLRVEADLSPEQWQQRYWQSQQYQQYVGERQQHLQLTSNSGHHARPAQQLPTGVKGISSWRQLLILSRRNLTILMQDRASLALMLALAPILGLLDLAMWKRHLFDNTSGDAGQSLTMMFVAVLIATMVGSLGTMREIVKETEIYRRERMVGLKIGAYILSKIWIAVILAVYQAAIFLLTKELAVAIPGGGETTLALYITLFLATLGGNGDGTAGVRTVSESKYGSPADDPGASSPNHLCRSNFTAAGCRCGGSNH; the protein is encoded by the coding sequence GTGGAACTGCTGACAAAGCCCAGCCTCTTCTTTCTCGATGAAGCCACCTCCGGTTTAGATCCCGGCACCGAAGTCCAGATGATGCGACTGCTGCGAAAACTAGCTGACCAGGGGCGCACCATCCTGTTGATTACCCATGCCACCAAAAATGTGATGATGTGCAACCTAGTGGTCTTTCTCACCATGGGTGGCCGCATTGCCTACTTTGGCCCTCCCGATCAGGCTCTGACCTACTTTAATGTCAAGGACTTTGACGAGATCTATCTGCGGGTGGAAGCCGATCTCTCACCGGAACAGTGGCAGCAGCGCTACTGGCAATCTCAGCAGTATCAGCAGTATGTGGGAGAGCGCCAACAGCATCTGCAACTGACCTCTAATTCAGGACACCATGCCCGTCCGGCTCAACAACTGCCGACGGGGGTGAAGGGCATTTCCAGTTGGCGGCAGCTGCTGATCCTGTCTCGCCGCAACCTGACGATTTTGATGCAAGATCGCGCCAGTCTAGCGTTGATGCTGGCCTTAGCCCCGATTCTGGGATTGCTGGATCTGGCAATGTGGAAACGTCATTTATTTGACAATACCAGCGGCGATGCGGGGCAGTCTCTGACCATGATGTTTGTGGCGGTGCTGATCGCCACGATGGTGGGAAGCCTCGGCACCATGCGGGAAATTGTTAAAGAGACGGAAATCTACCGCCGGGAACGGATGGTGGGGTTAAAAATTGGGGCGTATATTCTCTCCAAAATCTGGATTGCCGTGATTCTGGCGGTTTATCAGGCAGCGATTTTCTTGCTGACCAAAGAATTAGCGGTGGCAATTCCCGGCGGTGGAGAGACGACCCTTGCCCTTTATATCACCTTGTTCCTCGCAACCTTGGGGGGGAATGGTGATGGGACTGCTGGTGTCCGCACTGTCTCCGAATCAAAATATGGCTCCCCTGCTGACGATCCTGGTGCTAGTTCCCCAAATCACCTTTGCCGGAGCAATTTTACCGCTGCGGGATGTAGGTGCGGTGGGTCAAACCATTAG
- a CDS encoding FHA domain-containing protein, with amino-acid sequence MPVSAATLKIYHHQTVIQEFSLEQNPVTLGQESDNGLVLSDPTLSQYHAQITWDVDHYAIADLGSAAGTWLNQVRLSPRRPEPLRDGDIIRMGNLELHFQQHTHSDPSPLLPGTVVTGTPIACVLQVTTPQWVQEFPLRQEVLVIGRDPGCDIIVDLPVVSLRHAQLQRCDGGYEIIDLGSRNGLLFQGQYVSRRFLLDGDVVQIGTDLTLSYQVVLPTIAADHLEPLPLRDRTSLTLGRDPRNDTVIDHPMVSRFHARIELQDGSWRITDLESSNGTFVNGKPIVGDRLLLPGDTIRVGPCNLVFNIDETLVQQNDAGNLRLDALHLTKTTNKGVVLLDDISLSILPREFVAIVGVSGAGKSTLLDALNGLRPASRGTVLVNNNDLYKNFNAYRTELGYVPQDDIIHRDLTVVQALDYAAQLRLPADTTAAERRLRVQTVLEDLELTQRQHVLVKNPQWWATQAGVDGGGTADKAQPLLSR; translated from the coding sequence ATGCCGGTTTCTGCTGCTACCCTCAAGATTTATCATCACCAGACGGTGATTCAGGAATTCTCACTGGAACAGAATCCTGTCACCCTCGGTCAAGAGTCAGATAATGGGCTGGTATTGTCTGACCCTACCCTGTCGCAGTACCACGCCCAAATTACCTGGGACGTTGACCATTACGCGATCGCCGACCTAGGCAGTGCAGCGGGCACTTGGCTGAATCAAGTCCGATTGTCACCGCGTCGGCCTGAGCCATTAAGGGATGGAGACATCATTCGCATGGGGAACTTGGAACTGCACTTTCAACAGCACACTCACTCCGACCCGTCACCCTTGCTTCCTGGCACCGTTGTCACGGGGACGCCGATTGCCTGTGTCCTTCAGGTAACGACCCCCCAGTGGGTGCAGGAGTTCCCTCTCAGACAGGAGGTGCTTGTCATTGGCCGAGATCCAGGCTGTGACATCATTGTCGATTTGCCCGTCGTTTCCCTGCGCCATGCTCAACTCCAACGTTGCGACGGGGGCTACGAAATCATTGACCTTGGCAGTCGCAATGGCCTGTTGTTCCAGGGACAGTATGTTTCCCGGCGATTCCTCCTTGATGGGGATGTGGTGCAAATTGGCACCGACCTCACCCTCTCCTACCAGGTGGTGTTACCGACGATCGCCGCTGACCATCTCGAACCACTGCCCCTGCGCGATCGCACCAGCCTCACCCTAGGGCGCGATCCCCGGAACGATACCGTCATCGACCATCCCATGGTGTCGCGGTTCCATGCCCGCATTGAATTGCAGGACGGCTCTTGGCGGATCACAGATCTGGAGTCTTCCAATGGCACCTTTGTCAATGGCAAGCCCATTGTCGGCGATCGCCTGCTGTTGCCAGGTGACACGATTCGCGTCGGCCCCTGTAACCTGGTTTTCAATATCGATGAAACCCTGGTGCAGCAAAATGATGCGGGCAATCTGCGCCTTGATGCCCTGCACCTGACCAAAACCACCAACAAGGGCGTGGTGCTGTTGGATGATATCTCTCTCTCGATTTTGCCCCGAGAGTTTGTAGCCATTGTCGGGGTCAGCGGTGCGGGAAAATCTACCCTACTGGATGCCTTAAATGGTCTGCGTCCAGCCTCTCGCGGCACGGTGCTGGTCAATAACAATGACCTGTATAAAAACTTCAATGCCTATCGCACGGAATTGGGGTATGTTCCCCAGGACGATATTATCCATCGCGATCTGACGGTGGTGCAGGCCCTAGACTACGCTGCTCAGTTGCGCCTGCCCGCCGATACAACCGCCGCCGAGCGTCGCCTGCGTGTCCAAACGGTACTGGAAGATTTGGAACTCACCCAACGTCAGCATGTTTTGGTGAAAAACCCTCAGTGGTGGGCAACGCAAGCGGGTGTCGATGGGGGTGGAACTGCTGACAAAGCCCAGCCTCTTCTTTCTCGATGA